The stretch of DNA AAAAGAATTAGGCTTACGAATCGATATCGAAGTCCCAACAAAAGAAACACCCTCCATGACAATGGCTCTAGAAAAATATGTGAAAGAAGTAAATAAGTAAATATGTAGAAAAAGGGAAATAAGAATTTCCCTTTTTTTATAAACTTTTCCTGCCTTATCTTTACCTATCAATAAAAAATCCTAATGAAAAACCGATGGCTTTTAGAACCTCAACCCAAGGAAGAGGATGTCCTACACATGGAGCAACTGATCAATGTGCCAGAAGCATTGGCCGTTATCTTGTTGCAACGTGGAATTAATACTTTCGATTTAGCCAAAGCGTATTTCAGACCATCTTTAGAGAAATTGCACGATCCATTCCTGATGAAAGATATGGATGTAGCTATAGATCGGTTACAGAAAGCAATCAGAAATCAAGAAAATATTTTGATTTATGGTGATTATGATGTTGATGGAACAACAGCTGTAACCTTAGTTTATGAATATTTATCCAACTATTATTCGAATTTAAGTTACTATATACCAGATCGTTATAAGGAAGGATATGGCGTTTCTGTTCAAAGCATCGATTTTGCTCATGATAATGATGTGAGTCTTATCATTGCATTAGATTGTGGTATTAAAGCATTGGATAAAATAGAATATGCCAAAACAAAAGGCATCGATTATATTATTTGTGATCACCATCTACCAGGAAAAGATATTCCGAATGCAGTAGCCGTTCTCGATCCCAAAAGAAAAGATTGTCCCTATCCGTACAAAGAGCTTTCGGGTTGTGGGGTTGGCTTTAAATTGATGCATGCATTTGCGATGCATAATCAATTACCTTTCGATACTTTAGAACCTTTGTTCGATTTGTTGGCTGTGAGTATTGCAGCTGATATTGTACCGATAACAGGCGAAAATAGAATTCTAGCATATTTTGGTCTGAAGAGAATCAATGAAAATCCTCGTCCAGGGTTTGCAAAAATGATTCCTGATAATATCCAGAAAAATCTCAATATTTCGAATTTAGTTTTTACAATTGCACCGAAAATTAATGCTGCAGGTAGGATAGAACATGCTTACGATGCGGTAAGGTTAATGTTGAGTAGTGATGATTACGAAGCTGTAAAGTATCTTAATAAAATAAAAAAACTAAACGAACGTCGACGTGATCTAGATTCGGATATTACCGATGGAGCAATCGAACAATTGAGCGAAATTGATCATAGTCTAAATTATACCACCGTTGTTTATGATCCAGAATGGAACAAGGGTGTGATTGGGATTGTAGCTTCTCGTTTGGTAGATTTATACTACAAACCTACTCTTGTTTTTACCAAAGGAAATGATGGCGAATTGGTGGCTTCTGCACGTTCTGTAAAAGGTTTTGATTTGTATCAAGCATTGAATTTGAACTCTCAGTTCCTCGAAAAATTTGGAGGACATATGGCAGCTGCAGGATTAACATTAAAAGAAGAGAACTTTTTAGCCTTCCGAGAAAGCTTCGAGGAAACAGTGAAAAACTCTATACAAGAATCACAAAGAATTCCTACCATAGAAATTGATAAAGAAATAAAACTAAAAGAAATCAGTTCTTCTTTTAAAAAGATATTACACCAGATGGGGCCTTTCGGACCCGAAAATATGAATCCTACTTTTTTGTCCAAAGATCTAGTAGCTACCGATGTACGTGCAATGGGGAAAGATGGAGAACATTTGCGTTTCCTAGTTCATCAAAGAAGTGAAAGAATGACTTTTACGGCAATTGGCTTCAAATTAGGTAATACAAAAGATAAACTTATTTTGGGCGTTCCTTTTGATGCAGTTTATACTTTAGAGCAAAATTATTGGCAAGGTAAAGCAACTTGGCAAATGAATATAAAAGATATCCGTTTCCATGAGTAATCAGATTTTATTTTTTGCCTTCTACAATCAATACCATTTCACCTTTTAGAGAGCGTTGCTCGGTGATTAGGATCAATTCGGCCAAAGTTCCACGCAAAGTTTCTTCGAACTTTTTAGAAATTTCTCTGGATAAGCTTGCATTTCTTTCTTTCCCGAAATAGTTTGCCAAATCGTGTAATGTTTTACCAATTTTATGAGGAGATTCATAAAAAACCAAGGTATTTTTTTCGTTGGCTAATAATTCTAGTTTTGCTTTTCTGCCTTTTTTAACCGGTAAAAATCCAACAAAAGTAAATTCATTATTGGGTAGACCAGAAACTACCAATGCGGGTACAAAAGCTGTTGCTCCAGGTAAACATTCCATAGAGATTTTGTGTTCTACACAAGCCTTTGCCAATAAAAATCCAGGGTCAGAGATACCTGGCGTTCCGGCGTCTGTAATCAAAGCGATTTGTTGACCTCTCTGCAATTGCTGGACAATATCTTCCGTTGCCCGATGTTCATTGTGCATATGATAGGCACGCATAGGAGTAGAAATGTTATAATGTTTCAATAAAACTCCACTATTTCGGGTATCCTCGGCCAAAATAATATCCACCGATTGCAAAACTTCCACAGCCCGAAAAGTCATGTCTTTTAAATTGCCTACAGGAGTAGGAACAAAATATAATTTTCCACTCATGGCACAAAGATAGTCGAAAAAAGACAGAATTTTTTGTTAGGATTGGATTTTTAGTTAACCAATAAATCCATCAAATCATCGATAAAATCATCATTGATTTCATTTAGTGCATTATGGATTGTTTCTTTCGGGATATCTACTTTTGATTGAATAACCAAAACCGTATTAAAACCACTTATACCCAAAATCATTCCCTTCACGCGGTTTTGATTTTCTTGTAAAGCAACTTCGATAGTTTTGCTGCCTTTTTTCAGGTGAATTGGTTGTTGATATCGCTCCCCTTGCACAGAAGATTTTAGGTCACGCATTACGCGATTCATTTTTCTGTCGGAAACTTCGGTCATTACGAAAATTTTAGAAGATTTCAGGTAATTGGTAAATTCTTGATTGTTACTCAATTTTCCTAGAGCTTTCACAGCAATTGCTGGTACAGAAACCAAAGTTCCTTGCTTGCTATATTTGTCATAAAATGCAGGCATACTCGTTACTGTACAAGAGCTCATCAATACAAAAATGCCAAAAAATAAAATAAGATTTTTCCTCATCATATGAACTTTATATCATGAAAGTCTTTGCAATTCTTATGCCTGAAATCGAGAAATCTTTCGGTTGGATGAGATTTGGAGTTAAAAGTTTAAATTTTCGAAAATTATTTTTTCTATATTAGTATCATCCAAACCGACTAATTCATTAAGTTCATCGATTGTCGCATGCTCAATGAAAGCATCCGGGTAACCGAAGTTTTCTATCTTTCCGTCAAAATCCAAAGCAATTAAATTCTCGAGAATTGTATGACCCATGCCACCGTTGAGGATTCCATCCTCGAATGTGAGAACCGTTCGGAAGTTCATTAAATCACTAAAAATATTGTCATTGATTGGTTTGATAAAAACAAAATCGATGAGTGTAACTTTTGTTTCTAGTTGGTGTCGGTGAATTATCTTTCGGATGCGGTCGGCAATTTTTCCACAGGCACAAATGGCAATTTCTGTCCCTTTAGTTCTTACTTTTGCCTCACCAATAATAAGTTTTTCTGGATGACGTTTTTCTTGGTAATAGCTGATTTCTTCTTTGGCAAAACGAATAGCAAAAGGTTGTTGTGTGAATTGTGCGGTGTACAAAATATCGATAAAATCTTTTACATTGCTCGCCGTTGCTACAATCGTATTCGGAATACTATTTAGAAAACTCAAATCAAAATAACCATGATGGGTGGCTCCATCAGTTCCTACAAAACCTGCTCTGTCAATACACAAAACCACTGGTAGGTTTTGCAAAGCAATATCATGGATCAATTGATCGTAAGCTCTTTGTAAAAAAGTAGAATAAATAGCCATATAGGGCAAACAGTTTTGGGTTGCTAAGCCAGCTGCAAAGGTAAGGGCGTGCTGTTCTGCAATACCGACATCGAAGACGCGTTGTGGGAATTTTTTTTTCAGTTCTATCAAATTACTTCCCGTAAGCATTGCAGGAGTAATAGCAACCAAATCTGTATTGTGTTCCATTAGTGTTTGCATGGTTTCTGCAAAAACTGTTTGATAAGTTGTTTGTGCAGCATGACTATGGATTTCACCAGTTGTTTTGTTGAATTTTCCAGGTGAATGCCATTTTACCTGATCTTCTTCTGCATTTTTATAACCTTTTCCTTTGGTGGTTTTCAGGTGAATTATTTTAGGACCATTGGTATTATCGGCCAAAGAAAAGGCATAGAAAAGATCATCGAAAGAATGACCATCGAAACTACCTAAATAGTGCAAATTAAGATTTTCGAAAATATTGGGGCGTTGTTGGTCAAGTTGTGCGAAGTGACTTTTCAGTGCTCCTACCGAAGGATCTATCCCGATAGAATTATCGTTGAGAATGATCAAAACATCCAGATCCGTATCTCCTAAATGATTCATGGCTTCTAGGGCCATCCCAGAGGCTATCGAGGCATCGCCAATAACTGCTATGTGTTTTCGGTTGCGATGATGCAAATTGTCGGCTGTTGCCATCCCAATTATAGCAGATAAAGAAGTAGAAGAGTGGCCAACACCAAAAGGGTCGAACATACTTTCGGTACGAACAGGAAAACCAGCGATTCCTTGTTTTTGACGCAAAGTGTAGAAGTTTTCTTTTCTGCCGGTCAATATTTTATGCGGGTAGGATTGGTGGCCTACATCCCAAATAAGCAAATCTTCCGGTGTTTGATAATGATAATGCAAGGCAATGCTAAGTTCTACAACGCCCAAACTTGCCCCCAAGTGTCCAGGTTTCACAGAAAGTGTGTCCAATATAAAATCACGAAGCTCATAGGCCAATTCTGGTAATTGTTGTATCGATAGTTTACGTAAATCGTCTACAGTTCGGATATTTTCTAAAAGTGTTTTCATTCTTCAAACCACAAAAATACATTAAAATCGCATAGAAAGTTGTATCTTTGCATGTTACAAAATAAGCAAAAATGTTTCAAATTGGTAAAACCCTTGTTTCAGAAGAATTGTTAAAAAAAGAGTTCGTTTGTAATTTATCCAAATGCAAAGGTATTTGCTGTGTAGAAGGTGATGCGGGTGCACCTTTGGATTTTGAAGAGTTGGATATTTTAGATGATATCTATGAAGATATCAAGCCTTTTTTACGTAAAGAAGGGATAGATGCCATCGAGCGAGAAGGGAAATATACGATAGACGAAGATGGTGAATGGACCACGCCTTTGGTCAATCATCAAGAATGTGCTTATTTGGTTTTTGAAGAAAATGGTTATTCTAAGTGCGGCATAGAAAAAGCATATGAGGCAGGTTTCATCGATTATAAGAAACCAATTTCTTGTCATTTATATCCGGTTCGTGTTAAGGAATATTCAAATTTTAGTGCGGTTAACTATGATGTTTGGGATATTTGTTCCGATGCTTGTACCTTAGGCAAAGAATTACAAGTAAACGTAGCACAATTTACCAAAGATGCTTTGATTAGAAAGTTTGGTCAGTCATGGTACGATGAACTCATGGAGATAAATGCAGCCTATAATAACCCTAAGAAATAAAATAATAATATGTCGATATCAAGAGCAAGAAGATCAACGAACGCGATCGAGCGAATTTATATATCTATGCGTCACTTATTTCATCGTGGCGTTTATCGAGTTTCTGGGAAACCAGGTAATATATTGCGAGGTTTATTGTACGAAATAAATCCGGAAATATATGGTACAATGACTGATCCAGAGAAAGTAGAACTCAATGGTTTGATATACGTTCTCGATCGATTACCAGAAGGAATCGTAGAAACACCATTTGTTAATTTCACAGCTGATGAAGGGTACGATCGTTCTATTTTTACACCGATAATCCCAAAGAAAAGAAGGCGTTTTTGTTATCGTATCGATGATGATCAGATGAATATCGAGATTACACGTGGCCGATCAGAGGTATACGATATTCTTACACATTTAACGTTTTTGTACAATGAAGCCGATAAAATTGCCAATCGTGCATTTAACAATACTTCGCTCAATAAGCATCGAATTTGGGAGCAAATAGAAAATATTGCTCTTAATAATGTAGAGCTTAATAGAAAAGAAAGAGAAATTTCTCTGATGCACTTAGCAACCATCTTAGGAAGAACATTCGAGGAAACACAAGCTGTACATAAATATTTTAGCGAACCAAACGATAAAGAAAAGTTTTTCAAGATTGTTTATTGGATGGGTAAAACCAGTCAGCAGGATGAGTTGGGAGTAAAAAAACGAGAGATTATTTTTACTTCAACTTTACGCGAATCAATCGGCCATCATATGATCGGAGAATCCTGGGCGAATGAAATCAAAAAAAACTTGCTAAAAAATAACCTTCACGAGAAAAACCTTCATATCATAAGTGCAAATATGCACTCTGTGATGAATACTCTATACGCATTCGATGCATTAGGAACAACTTATTCGCCAAAAACTGATTTGGATCTTTTCAAAGAAATTTCTGCTGAGAAGAACAAAATCATGCGTGAAGAAATAAATCGGTTCTCACAAGAAAATGGTCTTATCGCGATAAAAGATCAATCAGGGACCAATATCGATGTGCAAATTATCGATCTAGAGAAAGTAGATTTTAAGAATTCAGCTTTTTCATATGCTCAAGATACAAGTAAAGATGTGTTGATTGTGATGGATTATGCTTTTGGAGAGCAAGCCTTCGAAGCGATGGATGAATTACTTAAACCATATAAAACCGGAAAAACACATTTCAAGATGAATGTAAAATCGGTTTCGATTATGGGAAAAGCCGGAATTTTAGACGGCACAAAAGGAGATATAATGATTCCTACCGCCCATGTATTCGAAGGTACAACCGATAATTACCCATTTAAAAATGAATTGTCCCTAGAAGATTTTAAAGGAAGCAGATTAGGAGTGTATGAGGGTACGATGATTTCTGTTTTGGGAACCTCTCTACAAAATAAAGATGTTCTAGAATATTTCAAGAATTCATCTTGGGATGCAATCGGGCTAGAAATGGAAGGGGCACATTATCAAAAAGCTATTCAAATAGCTTCGAAAATACGTCACCATATCGATGAAGATGTAAAAGTGCAATATGCCTATTATGCATCCGATAACCCACTAGAGACCGGTAGCACTCTGGCTTCTGGAGGATTAGGCCTTACAGGAGTGAAGCCAACCTATCTCATTACACAAAAAATCTTAGAAAAAATAATTAAATAGAACTACCTTTTGTGGTAAAATAAAAAAATGATAAAATTTTCTATACTAGGATTCGGGCATATCGGTAAAGTTCATTATCAGGCAATTAAAGAAACCGTGGGTGCAAAATTAGTGGCAATT from Weeksella virosa DSM 16922 encodes:
- a CDS encoding DUF4252 domain-containing protein; translated protein: MRKNLILFFGIFVLMSSCTVTSMPAFYDKYSKQGTLVSVPAIAVKALGKLSNNQEFTNYLKSSKIFVMTEVSDRKMNRVMRDLKSSVQGERYQQPIHLKKGSKTIEVALQENQNRVKGMILGISGFNTVLVIQSKVDIPKETIHNALNEINDDFIDDLMDLLVN
- a CDS encoding 1-deoxy-D-xylulose-5-phosphate synthase, whose protein sequence is MKTLLENIRTVDDLRKLSIQQLPELAYELRDFILDTLSVKPGHLGASLGVVELSIALHYHYQTPEDLLIWDVGHQSYPHKILTGRKENFYTLRQKQGIAGFPVRTESMFDPFGVGHSSTSLSAIIGMATADNLHHRNRKHIAVIGDASIASGMALEAMNHLGDTDLDVLIILNDNSIGIDPSVGALKSHFAQLDQQRPNIFENLNLHYLGSFDGHSFDDLFYAFSLADNTNGPKIIHLKTTKGKGYKNAEEDQVKWHSPGKFNKTTGEIHSHAAQTTYQTVFAETMQTLMEHNTDLVAITPAMLTGSNLIELKKKFPQRVFDVGIAEQHALTFAAGLATQNCLPYMAIYSTFLQRAYDQLIHDIALQNLPVVLCIDRAGFVGTDGATHHGYFDLSFLNSIPNTIVATASNVKDFIDILYTAQFTQQPFAIRFAKEEISYYQEKRHPEKLIIGEAKVRTKGTEIAICACGKIADRIRKIIHRHQLETKVTLIDFVFIKPINDNIFSDLMNFRTVLTFEDGILNGGMGHTILENLIALDFDGKIENFGYPDAFIEHATIDELNELVGLDDTNIEKIIFENLNF
- a CDS encoding DUF6909 family protein encodes the protein MSISRARRSTNAIERIYISMRHLFHRGVYRVSGKPGNILRGLLYEINPEIYGTMTDPEKVELNGLIYVLDRLPEGIVETPFVNFTADEGYDRSIFTPIIPKKRRRFCYRIDDDQMNIEITRGRSEVYDILTHLTFLYNEADKIANRAFNNTSLNKHRIWEQIENIALNNVELNRKEREISLMHLATILGRTFEETQAVHKYFSEPNDKEKFFKIVYWMGKTSQQDELGVKKREIIFTSTLRESIGHHMIGESWANEIKKNLLKNNLHEKNLHIISANMHSVMNTLYAFDALGTTYSPKTDLDLFKEISAEKNKIMREEINRFSQENGLIAIKDQSGTNIDVQIIDLEKVDFKNSAFSYAQDTSKDVLIVMDYAFGEQAFEAMDELLKPYKTGKTHFKMNVKSVSIMGKAGILDGTKGDIMIPTAHVFEGTTDNYPFKNELSLEDFKGSRLGVYEGTMISVLGTSLQNKDVLEYFKNSSWDAIGLEMEGAHYQKAIQIASKIRHHIDEDVKVQYAYYASDNPLETGSTLASGGLGLTGVKPTYLITQKILEKIIK
- the recJ gene encoding single-stranded-DNA-specific exonuclease RecJ; this encodes MKNRWLLEPQPKEEDVLHMEQLINVPEALAVILLQRGINTFDLAKAYFRPSLEKLHDPFLMKDMDVAIDRLQKAIRNQENILIYGDYDVDGTTAVTLVYEYLSNYYSNLSYYIPDRYKEGYGVSVQSIDFAHDNDVSLIIALDCGIKALDKIEYAKTKGIDYIICDHHLPGKDIPNAVAVLDPKRKDCPYPYKELSGCGVGFKLMHAFAMHNQLPFDTLEPLFDLLAVSIAADIVPITGENRILAYFGLKRINENPRPGFAKMIPDNIQKNLNISNLVFTIAPKINAAGRIEHAYDAVRLMLSSDDYEAVKYLNKIKKLNERRRDLDSDITDGAIEQLSEIDHSLNYTTVVYDPEWNKGVIGIVASRLVDLYYKPTLVFTKGNDGELVASARSVKGFDLYQALNLNSQFLEKFGGHMAAAGLTLKEENFLAFRESFEETVKNSIQESQRIPTIEIDKEIKLKEISSSFKKILHQMGPFGPENMNPTFLSKDLVATDVRAMGKDGEHLRFLVHQRSERMTFTAIGFKLGNTKDKLILGVPFDAVYTLEQNYWQGKATWQMNIKDIRFHE
- the rsmI gene encoding 16S rRNA (cytidine(1402)-2'-O)-methyltransferase, whose translation is MSGKLYFVPTPVGNLKDMTFRAVEVLQSVDIILAEDTRNSGVLLKHYNISTPMRAYHMHNEHRATEDIVQQLQRGQQIALITDAGTPGISDPGFLLAKACVEHKISMECLPGATAFVPALVVSGLPNNEFTFVGFLPVKKGRKAKLELLANEKNTLVFYESPHKIGKTLHDLANYFGKERNASLSREISKKFEETLRGTLAELILITEQRSLKGEMVLIVEGKK
- a CDS encoding DUF3109 family protein, with product MFQIGKTLVSEELLKKEFVCNLSKCKGICCVEGDAGAPLDFEELDILDDIYEDIKPFLRKEGIDAIEREGKYTIDEDGEWTTPLVNHQECAYLVFEENGYSKCGIEKAYEAGFIDYKKPISCHLYPVRVKEYSNFSAVNYDVWDICSDACTLGKELQVNVAQFTKDALIRKFGQSWYDELMEINAAYNNPKK